Below is a window of Variovorax sp. TBS-050B DNA.
AGCTGATGAACATCGTCTCGAACCTCGCGTTCGCGGCGGTGGGCCTCATGCTGCTCGCCGCGGGCGCATGGTGGGTGCTGCGCCAGCCCTTCTTTCCGATCGGCGGCATCAAGGTCGACGGCGACGTGACGCACAACAACGCGGTGACGCTGCGCGCCAACGTCGCGCCGCAGCTCGCGGGCAACTTCTTCACCGTCGACCTGTTCCGCGCGCGCGCGGCCTTCGAGTCGGTGCCCTGGGTCCGCAAGGCCGTGGTGCGGCGCGAGTTTCCGAACCGGCTGCGCGTGACGCTGACCGAGCAGGTGCCGGTGGCGACCTGGGGCGACGAGACGGGCTCGAAGCTGATCAATGGGTTCGGCGAGGTGTTCGAGGCCAACGTGGCCGAGGTCGACGACCGGCTGCCGCGGCTCGACGGGCCGGTCGAGCAGGCGGGGCAGGTGCTGGGCATGTACCGCGTGATCGCGCCGCTGTTCCAGCCCTACGACTTCAGCGTGGAGCAGCTCACGCTCTCGAGCCGGGGGAGCTGGAAGGCGGTGCTCGACAGCGGCGCGGAGATCGAGCTCGGCCGCGGCCAGGCCGAGGAGGTCACGGCGCGCGCGCAGCGGTTCCTGAAGACCGTCACGCAGGTCGCGGCCCAGTACCAGCGCACGCCGGCCGACGTCGAGGCGGCCGACCTGCGCCACAACGATGCCTATGCGCTGCGGCTGCGCGGCGTCAGCACGGTGGTTGCCGAGCCCAAGGCCAAGCCCAAGAAGAAATAGACAGCGAATACCGAGGACATTCAATGCCCAAAGAATACAAAGACCTGGTTGTCGGACTCGACATCGGCACCGCCAAAGTGATGGTGGTGGTGGCCGAGGTGCTGGCCGGCGGTGAACTGAAGCTCGCCGGCCTCGGCGTGGCGCCGAGCAACGGCCTCAAGCGCGGCGTGGTGGTGAACATCGACGCCACGGTGCAGAGCATCCAGCAGGCGCTCAAGGAAGCCGAGCTGATGGCCGACTGCAAGATCAGCCGCGTCTACACCGGCATCACCGGCAGCCACATCCGCGGCATCAATTCGAGCGGCATGGTGGCGGTGAAGGACAAGGAAGTCACGCCGGCCGACGTGGCGCGCGTGGTCGAGACCGCGCGCGCGATCAACATCTCGAGCGACCAGCGCCTGCTGCTGGTGGAGCCGCAGGAGTTCGTGATCGACGGCCAGGACGTGAAGGAGCCGATCGGCATGAGCGGCATGCGGCTCGAGGCCAAGGTGCACATCGTGACCGGCGCGCAGAGCGCGGCCGAGAACA
It encodes the following:
- a CDS encoding cell division protein FtsQ/DivIB; translation: MSSTTVPFDVKLMNIVSNLAFAAVGLMLLAAGAWWVLRQPFFPIGGIKVDGDVTHNNAVTLRANVAPQLAGNFFTVDLFRARAAFESVPWVRKAVVRREFPNRLRVTLTEQVPVATWGDETGSKLINGFGEVFEANVAEVDDRLPRLDGPVEQAGQVLGMYRVIAPLFQPYDFSVEQLTLSSRGSWKAVLDSGAEIELGRGQAEEVTARAQRFLKTVTQVAAQYQRTPADVEAADLRHNDAYALRLRGVSTVVAEPKAKPKKK